The genomic region tcatgtatggatgtgagagttggactgtgaagaaggctgagcgcagaagaattgatgcttttgaactgtggtgttggagaagactcttgagagtcccttggactgcaaggagatccaaccagtccattctgaaggagatcagccctgggatttctttggagggactgatgctaaagctgaaactccagtactttgggcacctcatgcgaagagttgactcattggaaaagactctgatgctgggagggattgggggcaggaggagaaggggacgacagaggatgagatggctggatggcatcactgactcaatggacgtgagtctgagtgaactccgggagtcggtgatggacagggaggcctggcgtgctgcgattcatggggtcgcaaagagtcggacatgactgagtgactgatctgatctgatctagggcAGTATTTCCCCACCTAAGTACTCACGGAGGTTTTCAGCTGGATAGTTTCTTGTGGAGGCTGTGCTTTAGGACGTTTGTCATCGTCCCTACCGTCCACTCACTAGTCAGCAGTCACAGCACCACCCCTCCTTCGTGAACAGAAGTGTCTCCAGCATGGCATACACAGTAGAAGGCAAAATCCCTCCTGGCTGAGAACCTCTGCCCTAGAAATTACCATACGCATAGCCAACACATTAAAGGCTAACATCAAGACCTTCATCCTCATGGTTAATTTGAGAACCTTAGAATCTTGATACTCAGAATCCAGAATGGACCACCAGCCTCAGCTGCCCCCAGAAGCTTGTTAGAAGTGCAGAATGTCTGACCACAACCCAGACCtgtttgattttatatttagaataCTTCTTTTGTCTTGTATGCTggaaatcttaatttttaatgaaatatataagatataaaagTATCACAAGTAGATTATATGTTAGTTATACATTCCGTATATCAGGAAGGCATATACAACACCTATAATAATTCCAGGATGACTAACAAATTTACAGATAGTCTACTGAATATAGCTCAACATTTTCTTTATGGCTCATTTTTTGGAAGAAATTTCCCACTTAATGTGACCTGAGGTTGGTCACATGGCCCTTCTCATTCACCCACTCACACTTGAGAAGTGCTTCAGCCATGGGGTGTGTGGAAAAGGTCACTGGCTGTGGGGGCCCATCCTCCCAGTTCTCCAGTCCTATCTTCACCTGGAGGGTGACTTGGCTTCTGTGAGCTTCACATTGGGAGAATAAAATGATGAATGCGTGGTGATGAATGTATTGCTATGAGCAGCACCCCAGCCCACAGGCTCTGCTTGCTGTGCAAGCCTGAGCATTTCTTTAAAAGCTGCAGTTTGCCGCTCCAGGTACTTGATCCCGTCAGAGTGAAGAGACCAAGGTGGAGCTGGGATGAGCTGCGTGGCCCTAATTCCTCGTCCCCTGCAGGCCCAAACCAGCAATGGTGCGTCACTCATCTCTCCCATGACGCTGTTCATGAGAACCGCCACACTAATGCTGTCTTCCTATTTATGACTCCACTTtggctggaattttttttttttaaaccaccagCTTCTCCATTCAGCCCTCCAACTGCTTCAACCTAGATGACCTGAAAGTGGATGAGTTTGGGGAGCCATTTGGTACCTTTGGCTGCTTTAACTTAAATGGTCAGGGTAGAGGTTCTAGCAGAGCCCCAGAATCACTGTGCTCTCAGAAGGTCTGCCTGTGGTGCATAAGATGTGGGTGTCTTGGGTGGctcagatcccctgaagaagggcatggcaagccactccagtattcttgcctggagaaccccatggacagaggagcctgacgggctacagtccatggtatctcagtcggacatgactgaagcgactgagcccACCGGCGCTGGAGAATTACCATGGCTGCCCAAGCAGATAAGGGCCACATGAGGGCACTTTGTTCCTGATGTGCAAACTGTCCAGGTGAAGGACAAGATCTTGCATACTATCATCAAGTATGGATGGAAGGCACCAGGTTCATCTTCCCAAATGAGTGGTGACAGGCCTGAAGACATCTCTCACATCTTTGTGCTCAAAGACAAGTTCCACACACACTTTGGCAGGGATGCATCAGTGTGGTCTGGAGTTTATCACGGAGCCACAAGGACAGGGCACCTGGATCCTTTAGTGTGTGTGAGTAGATGGTGAAGATGAAGATGACAGGGATGTTTTTATTCATTACCACCAGGCTGGCTGTTCTTTGCCCCCCTTTATTCATTTCCTAGGCATTCTACCTCAGCCTCTTTCTCACTGTCTGCCTCATTTCCCCCTAAGGCAACATGTGCTTCCCTCGTGAACACTCCCACCACTCCTGGAGGATTTCTTTACCCCACAATGAAATCATCATGACAGGCATGTAGTCTGCATAGGGAGGGTCTCCTCTTTCCCATGGTGCCACCAAGGGGGAGATGTCAGGGTCAAGTTCATATTGTTTCCAGATGGGGTAACATCAGAGGACAGATCCTGACATATATTTAGGCTTTACTTGCTCTTCCTGGGAtccacattaaatatatatatatatatatatacatacacacacacacatgtgtatctcCGGATCATACCTCCATCTAGTACCCTTCCAGAATTACTTCTCCTTGACACTGATGACATTTTCTAAACTGCAGCAACAACAGTgcctctgattctgggaaaacatCCCTGAATCTGAACCTCTTTGGAGTTGCGCTGCCTTGTAGAGAGAGGGCATGGGGAGAACTTGCCCATGTCAGGGTTCAACTTCGATGTCCCTAGCTTGGAAGCCACTTCTATCCAGTGGCTGGAGAGAGACCTGGATGCTGCTCAGACATAGGAAAAGATTTCTTGTCCAAGCCTGCAAATAGCACGTCTTCTTTCCCCTCCAGTTTTTAAAGGCCTGCCCTGTGCTCCTTCTGGCCGGAGTCCAGCAGTCAAATAGCTGGGGCTACTATAGACTTGTTCATGCATTATTACCCTTCTCACAGAATTGTTTGCCCAGACTCTAGGttgagacaggaaggaagggcAGTAACCTCTCAACACTTCATCTGGGACAAGGAGCTGAACAAGGCCCACGGTGGGGTTCTTAATAGCTCTCCTGCTTCCCCACACTTGGAGCTGGAAGGTCTATTTTCCCTAATACTCTAGGTTATATGCACACAGGGTAAGGGAACAGCAGAATGGGAACTGTTCTTCATTTCCATTAAGGCTAAGCTCTAGGGTGGGGAGCAGATTCCAGTCTTCAGCCTCcactggggcagggggcagctaCTTGCCGTGAAGAATATTAGGGCCACAGGTTTCCTTCCACCCTTCTGAAGTCATAGTCTAGGCAACTCAAACTTCTAGTTCTAATTTTGCAACACATGGAGCTacttttcttttactcttctgGAGGCTGGGATGGTGTGGGGGGGAACCCAGCTCTACAAAGCCTGTAACCCCACTCACCCACAAATATGTAATGTTTAAAATCTtgagggagaagagggaagggCTTCTGGAGCCAGGTCCTGGGGTGGGtctttactgttgttcagtttctcagtcgttctttttgcgaccccatggacttcagcacgccaggcttccctatccttcactatctcccggagtttgctcaaattcatgtctttactagatttttttttttttttggacaagaccctgtatatttttttttgagatttgaaaaatcatagtaaaaatactcataaaatttaccatcttaaccatttaaaaTTGTACAGATCAGTGGTATTAAATATATCCAGAATGTTATGCAAACATCACCATATCCAGCTCCAtaattcatcttgtaaaactgaaactctatgccCATTAAACAACAATTCATTAGCTTCTCATTTTCCCCTTCCCCCAGTCCCCGGAAACTActactctactttctgtctcatgATTTTGACTATGGTTAAGTATATCACATccgtggaatcatacagtatttgtccttttgtgactggtctGTTTCTCCTGGCATAATGCCCTGGTTAACcgaaaacaacaaaacagcatTTTACCAGACAAGTGGGTTTATGCAGGAGCAACAGAGAATTGCAATATGGGACAAGCAAACTCGAGCGAAACATACAGAAGTCCAGTAAAGCAAGTAAGCGGAAACTTTTATAGAAGAGAAGAGGCAGTTGGGAGGGGCTGTTATAAACAAAAAGTCCATTGGAGGAAACTGGGAGTTGAAAGTGCAGTGGCTTTTCGTTGAGTTGTGACCGTCTCTCATTGGTTGAGTTGTCTGGCTTCCTGTTGCTAGTCGTGGTAGTAAAGTAGTGTCACTTCCTGCCAGAAATGCAAGGTAACATCTCTTCTTGCTGGGATCTGTATTGCGATCCAGAGGTACATGTGTGAGTGCTCCCCCTGCTGGTCACCCGACAACATTTTAGTGAGATTTTCCTTTATTGTTCGTTCACATTTCTCAAGTTTCATTTTTGTTGCATTATattgcagaatttcctttcttttacattttatgtcTATACTGTCTTTTACTTATCtgttcatctattgatgaactgttgggttgtttccatgttttagctGTCAAACATTTATTTGGGGCCCTGCTTCTGATTCTTTTGTAtagatacccagaagtagaattgctcgatcatatagtaattctatgtttaattttctgaggagcTGCCATCCTGTTTTCCAGTGGCTGTGCCATCTTACATTTCTGCCCAACAGTACATAGAATtccttccaatttctccacattcttgtccTCACTTGttgttttctattgttttgaTAGGAGCTATCTTAATGGCTGCAAGATGgcatttcattgtagttttgatctgcattccCTGATGgatagtgatgttgatcatcttttcatgtgcttatttgtcatTTATGTATATCTTCTATGGAGAAACATCCTTTCCCAAGTTCTGAATTGGGTTATTTctgggttggttttttttgttttttgtttaagagttttctccatattttggatattaatgtcttatcaggtatatgatttgcaaatattttctcttattcagtGAATTCTCTTTTTACTCTGATGATTCTGTCTTTGATACACAAAAGCTTCTTAAATTTCAGGTTCAGTTTGTGTTACCTATACTTTTAGTGTCAAATCCAAAGAAATTATTGCCAAGTCTAATGTTGCAAACTTTTGCCCTGTATTTTCTCctaagaattttattgttttaggtctttgatccattttgagttaatttttatatgtagtGTTAAGTAAGGGTccaacttccttcttttgcatgtggatatccaattttcccagcctCATTTGTTGAAAGAACTGTCATTTTCCCACATTGCCCAGAACTTGGGTAAGAAGATTTCCACTTGTTCCAAGAAGCATTCTCATATCCCCTAACCAGGATTGTGTAAGAtctttgtaattttctctttgaGAAAGTCATGTCTCTCTCAGCATTACATCCTTATCATCATGACTAttaaagaatgtgaagaaatgtCTTAGATTTTACCCCACATGCAAGATAACAAATTATCCTGTCAACTTCATGGATGCTGTCAGAAGGCATGAGACTCCTGGGTCTGAGAAGAAGGATTTTATTATTCATGACACAAGGACAGCAAGagctttgtgttttcatttgttcttgTCTGTATCAGGCTTCCCAGAGGTGATAAAAAGAGGCCCAAAAAACACATAATAGGTTTACATCACAAGTGAAGATGTGAAGAAGAAatccaaatattttaatgttgGTCACGAACAAACCTGCCCAAATTTTGCCTCAGAGGAAAGCATTGTTTTTATTATGCTGATCAAGTAATTAACCTGTCCTTTTCCCTGGGGAATATACTGTAGACATTATCTGAAGCTGGTTGTTATATGAAAAGTTCTTGAAAAGATAATTTAGGACAGAAGCTGACACAAGCTGTGAAGAAATTTAGAGCAAAACTTGTCTCTCAGCATGGTGCAACTTTCCCTTTAAAACATGAGCCTAATCAACCTTCTAAACAAAAAGGCCCACTGAAGCTTTCTGGTCCCAAGACTAAACTTGACTGTGTGCACACTGGGGTTGTAAATATTGGAAGAGACAAGAAGAGATGGGATCACCAGGAAATCTGACAGAAAACCAGCTCCAAGGGTGAGGTGATGTCAAACTGGATGAGGCAATGATAGATGACAGCAAATAAAAAGCAAGGCAAGCACAACATTTTCAGAAGAAGTGGAAATGTGTTATCTTGAAATGTAAAGAGACAAGTTGCTACTGACATATATAACAAATTATTCTGAATAGATTGCTGatgtaaattttaaagatataaaatgatgtttttagaagaaaacagagaacatTTCTGAGCTCTAATAGGAAAAGACTGTTTTTAAACAGAGCAAAAATATCAACTATAAAGGAGGACATGACAAATGAGCTTGTATTGAAGTTAAGTGCTTCTACTCATCAAAAGAGAAGATAGAAAACAAGATGGAGAATTcgtttcatcttgcaaaactgaaacagtAACTCCCCATCTCTTCTTCCTCAGTACCCTAACAACTGCCTTCCTGCTTTTATTGCTGTGATTTTTACTACAATAAATATCTCatagaagtggaatcatacagtgtttgtctttttgtgactggtttatttcactttataTAGTATCCTCAAAGTTTATCCATTTTGTGGTATATAtcattatttcctccttttaagcctaaataatattccattgtatgtatataccagtttatttttgtatatgatataagAAACTATTCCAGTTTGATtgttttgcatgtagctgttcagtttcccAACACCATCtgttgaagaggttgtctttgccATACTGTATCTGCTTGCCTCCTGTGTCATAGAGAAATTGACCATTAAGTGTAGATTCATTTCTGTTctatttattctgttccattgatctatgtgtccaTTGATATTGtgtcagtaccacactgttttgatgcCTGTAGTTTTATAGTGTAGTTTGAAATTGGGAGCAAGATagctccagctttgtttttccttctcaagattgttttggctattcagggtctacTGTGTTCCCATACAGACTTTATGTCTTCATTCCAGGCTTTCTCCACCATGGTTTTATTTGGGTATGAATACATACCCATTCACTGTTACACCCTGAAACATGCTATCTTTCTTACCTCCTGACCCATGAGGAGGTAATGCTcacatggactatagagtccatggaattctccaggccagaatactggagtgggtagccgttcccttctccaggggatcttcccaacccagggatcgaacccaggtctcccacattgcaggcagattctttaccagctgagccaccagggaagctcaattttAAGGCAGCTTATAGCAAATATTGTCTGTGGATTGTTGCAGGGTGAAAGGATTACAAGCAGAAGAAAGGATGTTTTTTTCCTGCATCCAGAAGTCTGGAGATATACCTGTTCTTCTGTATATGAAATCATCATCCAGAGATACACAGGGACCATGTAAGTTGATTTTATGAAGGTGAACGTGACAATGTGAGTTCATATGAATGTGTGTCATGTGTTTAGGAATATGATGTGAGTTTGGGTGTGGTAAGCATGTGCACAAATGTTTGTGAGTTTTAAACTATAATTGTGCAAGTACTATATACATAAGTATGTGAGTATTAATGCACATGGGTGTTTGCATCTGCCTGTAAGTGTTCAAATGAGTTTGTGTGCAGACTTAGTTGACCACCAAGTATGGCTCCAAATCCCTAACTTGAAAATTGGCAATGATTGCATCATGACGCTGCATCAAATGTAGatgtatttatatgaaaaaaacagATTTCTTGCAAGTcctaatttatatttcttaattatCAGAGTACCAAGTGCTCATTCTTGAAAAATAGCACAATTAATTAATGAATGTAGAGCACTGTGGTAACTATTTTATCTCTTTGAATGAAGTAATTGTGCATTGGTTCATCTGATATTTACAAGAATGGTAGAATCTGTCTGTTGAGCTGTCAGAACTAAGTGCTCATTTGTGACAGACTCATTTTGAACCTTCTCATTTTTTCCATGTATATTGTTCTgttgtgtgtcagttgctcagtcatgtctgactctttgagaccccatggactgtagcccaccaggctcctctgtccatggaattctcaaggcaagaatactggagtgggttgccatttccatctccaggggatcttcccaacccagggatcgaacctgtattgcaggcagatgctttactgtctgagctgctagggaagccccacattgTTCTGTGTCTGATTCTAATTGCTAATGGAGGTGAATAATCATAAAGTAAATTTTCCTACAACATCTCCATGTTGATTGGCATTGATTTATGCAAAGCATCCAATTAATTGGCTCTGATTTGTGCTGACATTTTCTATAATGAGTAATGTGTCCTGTTCTTCCTTTTACTTGTCTCTCTTTGAATGTTTTTCCCAGGTATTTTGTCCCATTCCATTTCTCTAACAATACTTTAATTGATCATTCAGTTTAACGGTCTGAAGATTAGGAGAGCTCTAGTTTCAGGGTAGAGAAACATCTCAGGGAAGTAAAGAATGCAGAGGGACACACAGTTTATGCCAGTCCCTTATGTGTGTGACTTCAGAAAGTCCAGCTTTCCTCAATGTGAGACCCTGTCTGCCTCCAGGGATCATGGAAATTAAGAAGGCTCTTGGAAACACTCCTTTAGTCTCCTAAGGGTGCTAACTAGAAACTTGTAATTGTTTCCAGTAATTAACAACCTAGAGAAAAGTTTCCAGAAATGTTCTCAGCTCCCAGGCCTGCACTCCCATTGCTGCTGCAGGTGAAATGATAATTGCAGCTCTGataggaggggaggggaggacacagCATCTCAAACCCATATATCAGGATCCAGTTGCCTCCCTCCCACACAGACACTAGGTATAatgaccaccaggaagcccactcTCCTGATAGCAAGAAGGTGTCAGGTAAGTGTTTTCCATCTCGTTCTAAGCAGCAGAGTCTTCAAGAGAAAGTCAGATCAAGAGTCTGGAGAAGAGATCATATCAGACAAAGGCAATCTTCTGTGTAGTAACTGGATTCAGTGCCAACAGCGGGCAGGATGGTGTAAGTCTGAGGCATGAGCTGAGCTAATATTGAGAGATGGTTTCTAGAACCCACGGCAGTCTCTAAAGACCCTTCATGCAATCAAATGTAATCCTCTGACAGTTTCTGTTGTGACTCAATACACGTTACAGCAAAACCTGATTTTTAAGgtgcttaaaaatatttgtgatgaAAGGATCCTAGTCCACATTGGGGAAATGTCGTTTGTAAATAAGTATATGGTCTATCATTTGGTAATATTTAAGCTATTTGTTAACTATACTGAAAAAAGCTTTGCTTCTCACTGAGTTAAAGCTCTTGGATTTAactcattcatgtccatcaaatccttttctaggaaaagaatgaaactgcaCACATGGCATAATTccaataaagatatttttctcaacctaaaaaaaattgtattttaagtggtaaaatacatttgtaaaatcAGTCTGCTGTTGAGTCTACCTTACAGGAATTATAGACTCCATGTTCAGGATGACTAGAAGTTCACCACCAATCCATACAGGTTTGCAATAAAATGTATGATGGATCTGAAGAAATCATCTAATCCCATGCAGAAAGTGTGTCTAAATGAAAATGACTTGAATAGAAAGTGTTGCTCCAATCCTGGATGTCTGATGCAATTAGTGTAGACAGTAACTTTGCCTGAACTGAAAACCTCTGTAGTGTGTTAATTCTGGTGAGGTTACTGTCATTCTTAGATTTAAAGAACGGTTGACATGGTAATTTTAAGTTAGAGGCAGCAGCTGCCAGTCTCCTAGCAtgttgatactttttttttaaataggctaCTATCAATCCAAAAATCCAGTCTctgaatttataaaatacataagaataCATGCCTTGCAGATGCTATTTTACACATATGTCTGGTATGTCAGTGGCATGcacaaatattatttctttgttgCTATTTTTGCTTAGCTCTGGAATGAACAAATAGATAAGTATATGAATTGAAAACAACAATAATTCAGTTTTTGCACTCTTTTATCATGTATTAGTGTTTTATGGCTCAAAGTTTACAGTGTTACTTGTGCTTATTCAATAATTCCTGTGATAGGTACATTATACCTACTTTACAGACATAAAAGCATCCTAATACCATTCCAGTACTGAGCCATTCTCATCTTCATGACATTAGGTTATCTTGGGCAGGTTCCTGCCATATGCCATATTCTACTGCCAGCAATccgtatatatgtattaaaatatctaaaaccTAATACATAATACATAGTGCCCTAAAGAATAAAGCTTTACAAAAATGGAATcttcttataataaaaatataaaagaccatTGGTCTAAAATCAGGTTAAGAAGTTGTGAAATCAAAACTAAATATGGGTATGGATTATTATTTGAATACAACTAACTGGTTTTTGGCAGAACTGGTGGGTCAGTGCACTCTCTTGACCAGCCTAATGAGTTTCTAAAGTCTTCACTCTGCCCTGTGCAGCAGATCTCAACAAATACATAACCTCTCTGTGTTACCTTTCCATGAAAAAATTGAAGTCACAGAAATCCTGGGCTTGTGGATTTGTGAAGAATGAAGTGATAGCATGGAGTGCCTTCAACAagtaattttgcattttaagtgCTCTTTCAATGTTATACATTGAGCCCTTTTAAGCCTACTAGTAACAGAAAAGCATAAAGCAAAATTTTCCAAGTAGGACCTGAGGATAAGTGGAGAATATTGGATTTCAGTGGATATGATGCATGCAGCCCACACCTGATGTTCCCATAGAGACACTAACTCACGAGACAAGTACCAGTGACTGTGAACTGAGAGGATGGCTGGCAGCTTTTTCATAATAGGCACGATCATCGTAACACAGACCGTGGTTGGAATCCTGGGGAATTTCTCACTCCTTTGCAGTTATATCATCCTTCACTCCATGGGTTACAGGTTAAGGTCCACAGATTTGATCCTTAAGCACCTGATTGTGGCCAACTCCTTGGTCCTCCTCTGTAAAGGGGTCCCCGAGACAATGGCAGTGTTTGGGTGGAAGCagatccgcagtgattttggctgcaaacttctcttctttctgcatAGAATGGGGAGGGGAGTGTCCATCGGTAGCATCTGCCTCTTGAGTGTCTTTCAGGTGATCACGATCAGTCCCTGGAACTCCAGGTGGGCAGTTCTGAAAGTAACAGCTCCCAAGTACACCGTTCCCTCTATTTTCCTGTGTTGGATCCTGCAAATGCTGGTAAATGTCATTTTTCCCATCTATATAACTGGCAAATGGAGTCACAATAACATCACAGAGGAAAGAGATTATGGCTGCTGTTCTACTATTCTTACTGACCAGAAGAATATAAAAACCAGAGACGCCTTGTATGCAGCATTGCTATCACTCCCTGATGTTTTATGTTTGGGGCTCACGCTCTGGGCTGGCGGCTCCATGGTTCTCATCCTGTACAGACATAAGCAGCAGGTCCAGCACATTCGTAGGACCGATGCCTCCTCCAGGTCCTCCCCTGAGTCCAGAGCTACTAAAACCATCCTTCTCCTGGGGGGCACCTTTGTCTGCTTTTATGCTCTTTCCTCCATCTTTCAAGTTCTTATGGCTCTTTTTGTTCAGCCCAGCTGGTTCTTTGTGAACATGACTGTAATCATAGCAGCGTGCTTCCCAACTGTCAGCCCCTTTCTGCTCATGAGCCGTGACTCCAGTGTACACAGGCtctactttgcctggaaaagaaatg from Bubalus bubalis isolate 160015118507 breed Murrah chromosome 18, NDDB_SH_1, whole genome shotgun sequence harbors:
- the LOC102396098 gene encoding vomeronasal type-1 receptor 4-like, giving the protein MAGSFFIIGTIIVTQTVVGILGNFSLLCSYIILHSMGYRLRSTDLILKHLIVANSLVLLCKGVPETMAVFGWKQIRSDFGCKLLFFLHRMGRGVSIGSICLLSVFQVITISPWNSRWAVLKVTAPKYTVPSIFLCWILQMLVNVIFPIYITGKWSHNNITEERDYGCCSTILTDQKNIKTRDALYAALLSLPDVLCLGLTLWAGGSMVLILYRHKQQVQHIRRTDASSRSSPESRATKTILLLGGTFVCFYALSSIFQVLMALFVQPSWFFVNMTVIIAACFPTVSPFLLMSRDSSVHRLYFAWKRNAKSSTVMRKV